One part of the Suncus etruscus isolate mSunEtr1 chromosome 2, mSunEtr1.pri.cur, whole genome shotgun sequence genome encodes these proteins:
- the TUBA4A gene encoding tubulin alpha-4A chain has product MRECISVHVGQAGVQMGNACWELYCLEHGIQPDGQMPSDKTIGGGDDSFTTFFCETGAGKHVPRAVFVDLEPTVIDEIRNGPYRQLFHPEQLITGKEDAANNYARGHYTIGKEIIDPVLDRIRKLADQCTGLQGFLVFHSFGGGTGSGFTSLLMERLSVDYGKKSKLEFSIYPAPQVSTAVVEPYNSILTTHTTLEHSDCAFMVDNEAIYDICRRNLDIERPTYTNLNRLISQIVSSITASLRFDGALNVDLTEFQTNLVPYPRIHFPLATYAPVISAEKAYHEQLSVAEITNACFEPANQMVKCDPRHGKYMACCLLYRGDVVPKDVNAAIAAIKTKRSIQFVDWCPTGFKVGINYQPPTVVPGGDLAKVQRAVCMLSNTTAIAEAWARLDHKFDLMYAKRAFVHWYVGEGMEEGEFSEAREDMAALEKDYEEVGIDSYEDEDEGEE; this is encoded by the exons Atg CGTGAATGCATCTCCGTGCACGTAGGGCAGGCAGGTGTCCAGATGGGCAATGCCTGCTGGGAGCTCTACTGCCTGGAGCACGGGATCCAGCCTGATGGACAGATGCCCAGTGACAAGACCATCGGGGGAGGGGACGATTCCTTCACCACCTTCTTCTGCGAGACAGGGGCTGGAAAGCATGTGCCGCGGGCGGTGTTTGTGGATCTGGAGCCCACTGTGATTG ATGAGATCCGAAATGGCCCCTACCGGCAGCTCTTCCACCCCGAGCAGCTCATTACTGGCAAGGAGGATGCTGCGAACAACTATGCCCGAGGTCACTACACCATTGGCAAAGAGATCATCGACCCCGTCCTGGACCGGATCCGTAAACTG GCCGACCAATGCACAGGCCTACAAGGCTTCCTGGTCTTCCACAGCTTCGGAGGGGGCACTGGCTCTGGCTTCACCTCACTCCTCATGGAGCGCCTCTCTGTCGACTATGGCAAGAAATCCAAGCTGGAGTTCTCCATCTACCCGGCCCCCCAGGTGTCCACAGCCGTGGTGGAGCCCTACAACTCCATCCTCACCACACACACCACCCTGGAGCACTCCGACTGTGCCTTCATGGTGGACAACGAGGCCATCTACGACATCTGTCGCCGCAATCTGGACATCGAGCGGCCCACCTACACCAACCTCAACCGCCTCATAAGCCAGATCGTGTCCTCTATCACTGCATCCCTGCGCTTCGATGGGGCCCTCAATGTGGACTTGACCGAGTTCCAGACCAATCTGGTGCCATACCCCCGCATCCACTTCCCCCTGGCCACCTATGCGCCTGTCATCTCTGCCGAGAAGGCCTACCATGAGCAGCTGTCTGTGGCTGAGATCACCAATGCCTGCTTCGAACCGGCCAACCAGATGGTGAAGTGTGACCCCCGTCATGGCAAGTACATGGCCTGCTGCCTGCTGTACCGTGGGGATGTGGTCCCCAAGGATGTCAATGCCGCCATTGCCGCCATCAAGACCAAACGCAGTATCCAGTTCGTAGACTGGTGCCCCACGGGCTTCAAAGTGGGCATCAACTACCAGCCCCCTACAGTGGTGCCTGGGGGGGACCTGGCCAAGGTGCAGCGTGCCGTGTGCATGCTGAGCAATACCACTGCCATCGCCGAGGCCTGGGCCCGCCTGGACCACAAGTTTGACCTGATGTATGCCAAGAGGGCGTTTGTGCACTGGTATGTGGGTGAGGGCATGGAGGAGGGTGAGTTCTCTGAGGCCCGGGAGGATATGGCTGCCCTGGAGAAGGATTACGAGGAAGTGGGCATCGACTCCTACGAGGATGAGGATGAGGGGGAAGAATAG